A genomic segment from Fervidobacterium gondwanense DSM 13020 encodes:
- a CDS encoding ECF-type riboflavin transporter substrate-binding protein has product MKKLFKFSTATVVASGIGAAIFMLLFMFVKIPSPVPQTSFQTAYGFALFLATLYGPIAGGLSAFIGHALSDAIQYGSPWWSWVIASGIAGFIFGLGYKFTKLEEGEFTFKDALKVNLFQIIANAISWLVIAPVLDIVIYAEPADKVFIQGVTAAIMNIISAGVIGTLLIFAYVATKPKKGSLKKAQ; this is encoded by the coding sequence ATGAAAAAGCTCTTCAAGTTCTCAACCGCCACGGTGGTAGCGTCTGGTATTGGTGCTGCGATCTTTATGCTTCTGTTCATGTTCGTTAAGATCCCATCACCAGTTCCACAGACGAGTTTCCAAACTGCTTACGGTTTTGCACTCTTCTTAGCTACTCTTTACGGTCCTATTGCAGGTGGGCTTTCAGCTTTCATTGGACATGCGCTCAGCGATGCGATCCAGTATGGTTCTCCGTGGTGGAGCTGGGTTATCGCAAGCGGTATAGCTGGTTTCATATTCGGATTGGGTTATAAGTTCACAAAGCTTGAAGAAGGGGAATTCACCTTTAAGGATGCACTGAAAGTGAATCTTTTCCAAATAATTGCCAATGCTATATCTTGGCTCGTCATAGCACCTGTGCTCGACATAGTGATATATGCAGAGCCAGCGGATAAGGTTTTCATCCAAGGTGTCACAGCCGCAATTATGAACATCATCAGCGCTGGTGTGATAGGTACGTTGCTTATCTTCGCTTATGTCGCGACCAAACCAAAGAAGGGCAGCTTAAAAAAGGCACAATAA